A single Pedobacter sp. PACM 27299 DNA region contains:
- a CDS encoding DUF2461 domain-containing protein: protein MKMTSRIFPSNLTFLNKLKNHNDRDWFHANKEEFQEEQAMVTAFAEALLQDLNTHDVIETPSGAKSVYRIYRDTRFSKDKTPYKTHWSGSFKRSGKHRRGGYYFHIEPGNTFIGGGFWGPNANDLKLIREDFSFDVAPMRKILNDTAFISTFKTLQGEQLKTSPKGFDANDEAIDLLRYKQFLLLKKFSDEEVLSPDFLKEAGQTFKNMRPFLDYMSEVLCTDINGLDA from the coding sequence ATGAAAATGACAAGCCGAATATTCCCATCCAACCTTACTTTTTTAAACAAGCTGAAGAACCACAATGACAGGGATTGGTTCCATGCCAATAAAGAGGAATTTCAAGAAGAGCAGGCGATGGTAACCGCTTTTGCAGAGGCATTACTTCAGGATCTGAATACTCATGATGTGATTGAAACGCCTTCAGGAGCGAAAAGTGTGTATAGGATTTATAGAGATACGCGTTTTTCTAAAGATAAAACGCCTTATAAAACACATTGGAGCGGTAGCTTTAAGCGTTCCGGCAAACACCGCAGGGGCGGTTATTATTTCCATATCGAACCCGGTAACACTTTTATCGGCGGTGGTTTTTGGGGGCCAAATGCGAATGACCTAAAACTGATCAGGGAAGACTTTTCCTTTGATGTTGCGCCGATGAGGAAGATCTTAAACGATACGGCTTTCATTTCTACCTTCAAAACGCTGCAGGGAGAACAGTTGAAAACCAGTCCAAAAGGATTTGATGCAAATGATGAGGCGATTGATCTTTTACGTTACAAACAGTTTTTATTGCTGAAGAAATTTTCTGATGAAGAAGTGTTAAGTCCGGATTTTCTAAAAGAGGCTGGCCAAACCTTTAAAAATATGCGCCCATTCCTTGATTATATGTCTGAAGTGCTGTGCACCGATATCAATGGTCTGGACGCATAA